A stretch of Mercenaria mercenaria strain notata unplaced genomic scaffold, MADL_Memer_1 contig_639, whole genome shotgun sequence DNA encodes these proteins:
- the LOC128554685 gene encoding uncharacterized protein LOC128554685 → MTHFKQTLQIPPSPQMPTTTQPPTKEFCTKTSPPAVYTICTWDVKIDNIVSGIIHSTGQWETHITRKLYNVLKQDRNITFIDIGANIGYFSLLAASVGQTVVSVEPWNENIEKLRISIRKNKFEGKITILNNAVSNDRRVIHFHAPYKYNLGATRLLPDPTKTDINVFSATTIILNDLVNYIHTKDIVIKIDIEGNECRALEKSNEIFDKFNVLFISMEWVVMKNFEYEIDTACTRENIEQMVEFLTKQNFVPFGFSKNLPLNPEENKKWTEVDVYWKPRNAES, encoded by the exons ATGACACATTTTAAGCAAACGTTGCAAATACCACCATCGCCGCAGATGCCAACAACTACGCAACCGCCAACAAAGGAGTTTTGTACCAAAACGAGTCCCCCCGCTGTGTATACCATATGTACGTGGGATGTAAAGATAGACAATATAGTTTCCGGGATAATACACAGTACAGGACAATGGGAGACGCATATAACACGAAAACTTTACAATGTTCTAAAGCAAGatagaaatataacatttattgatATTGGTGCTAACATTGGATATTTTAGTTTACTCGCTGCTTCAGTAGGACAAACGGTGGTTTCAGTAGAGCCATGGAACGAGAATATAGAAAAGTTACGAATTTCTATTCGAAAGAACAAATTTGAAGGCAAGATTACTATTTTGAATAACGCTGTTTCAAATGATCGGCGAGTGATACATTTTCATGCACCATACAAGTATAACCTAGGAGCTACAAGATTGTTGCCTGATCCAACTAAGACTGATATCAATGTTTTCTCAGCTACGACTATTATTTTAAACGACCTGGTAAACTACATCCATACTAAAGATATCGTCATTAAAATAGACATAG AAGGTAATGAATGCAGAGCACTAGAGAAGTcgaatgaaatatttgataaattcaatgtttTATTCATATCTATGGAATGGGTCGTGATGAAGAACTTTGAATATGAAATTGACACCGCTTGTACACGGGAAAATATAGAGCAGATGGTGgaatttttgacaaaacagaaCTTTGTGCCTTTCGGGTTTTCCAAAAATTTACCACTTAAtcctgaagaaaataaaaaatggacaGAAGTCGACGTATACTGGAAACCAAGAAATGCAGAAAGTTAA